The Silvibacterium dinghuense DNA window CTTCTCCGTCTCCTGCACGTTCGGATTCGCGACCGGCGAACCGCTTACGCCGAGTTACGAAGCAGCCATTGACGACGTATCGCGCGGCAGCACGGGCTCGCTGCGTCCGGACCGCGTGCAGGGCATCTCGCTCACCAAAGGCGCGGGCAGGCTCGATGACTGGTTCAACAAGGGTGCCTTCGCCACGCCCACCAGCACTTACGGCAACGCCTCGCGCTATTCCATCCCCGGCCCGGGCACCATGACCCAGGACATGTCCTTCTCGAAGACGCAGCGCTTCGGCGACATGAAGACACTCGAGATACGAGCCATCGTCGATAACGTCTTCAATACGGTGCAATACTCGGGCGTAGATACGACACTCGGCTCGGCAACCTTCGGCGAAGTCACTTCGGCCGCGTCGATGCGCAGCTTCTCTTTCCTCTCACGGTACAGGTTCTAGGAGTAAGAGGTCGATCATGAAACTACCCCGTCATCTTTGCCTCTTCGCCGCCTGCTGCACAGGCGCAGGCCTCATGTCTGCTTTCGCGCCTGCTCTCGCGCAAGATCAGCTGAAGCAGTCGCCCGAACAGTCCTCCTTCACCTTGAAGGTGACCAGCGATCTGGTCCTGACCAACGTGGTGGTGCGCGACAAGAAGACCGGCGACATCGTGCACGGCCTCACCAGCAAGGACTTCACCGTACTCGAGAATGGCAAGCCCCAGTCGATCGCCAGCTTCGACTTCGAAAGCGTGGACCAGGCCGCGCCGCTGAATGAGGCGACCATCAGCGGCAGCTCAGGCAAGAGCCTCTTCAACGCCAAGACCGGCGTAGCCAAGCCCGAAGAGCTGCGCAATCACCGCCTGATCGTGCTCTTCTTCGACCTCACCTCGATGCAGCCCGAAGACATCGAGCGCTCGGTCGAAGCCGCACGCGACTACATCAACAAGCAGATGGCTCCTGCCGATCTCGTCTCGGTCGTTTCTCTGGATACGAACCTCTCGCTCGACCAGGACTTCACGCAGAACAAGCAGCTGCTGCTGAACGCCGTGAACAACTACGATCCCGGCGCAGGTCAGGGCTTCCAGCCTGGCGCAACCAGCACGACAAACCAGGTGGAAGACACCACCGCCTTCACCGCCGACGAGAGCGAATACAACGACCTCAACACCGACCGCGAACTCTTTGCCATCTCCTCGATCGCAAAGTCGCTCGCGTATATCAACGAGAAGAAGTCGATGCTCTATTTCTCGGGCGGCATTCAGCGCGACGGCATCGAGAACCAGGCTTCGCTGCGTTCGGCCATCAACTCTGCCGTACGCTCCAATCTCTCGATCTACAGCGTGGACACGCGCGGCCTGCAGGCCATCTCCCCGCTCGGCGACGCCTCCACCGGAAGCCTGCGCGGAACCAGCAGCTACAACGGCGCGGGTCTCCAGAACAATATGGACTCGAACTACAACACGCAGGAAGTCATGGCGACGCTCTCGTCGGACACCGGCGGCAAGGCCTTCTTCGATTCGAACGATTTCTCCCCGGCCTTCGAGCGTGTGCAGCGCGACACCTCGGCCTACTATGTCATCGGCTTCCGCTCCACCGACACGCGCAAGGATGGCCGCTATCGCCGCCTGACCATCAAGGTGAACCGGCCCGATGTGAAGCTCGAATATCGCCCCGGCTACTACGCGCCGGCGGACTTCCTGCACTCGAACCGCGAAGACCGCGAACGGCAGCTCGAAGACGAGCTGGCCAGCGACCTGCCCGCGACCGACGTCGCCGTCTATCTGCAGGCGCTCTACTTCCGCACCGACGAGACACACTACTTCGTGCCGGTCTCCCTCGTCGTACCCGGCTCGCAGATCCCCTTTGTCAAAGGCGGCGACAAGGACAAGGCCACGCTCGACATCATTGGCGAAGTGAAGGAAGCCTCCGGCCGCTCCATCGGCCAGGCGCGCCAGACAGTGAAGCTCTCGATCGACCAGGCGCAGCAGGTGCGGCAGAAGAACGTCCAGTATTCGACGGGCTTCACGCTGCCCATCGGCAAATATCACCTCAAGTTTGTCGTGCGCGAGAACGAAACCGGCCGCATGGGCTCCTTCGAGGCCGACATCCAGGTCCCCGACCAGCGCAGGATTCCCTTGAAGATGAGCTCGGTGGTGCTGGCCAGCCAGATGATCCCCGCGCCGAAGAACAGCGATAATCCGCTCGACCGCGACGGCCAGCAGCTGGTGCCGAACCTGCCGCATGTCTTCCGCCAGGACCAGCACCTCTACTTCCTCTATGAGGTGTACGCGCCCTCGCATGTCGGCACGGCCAGCAGCGATCCCAAGGCCGCGAAGGAAGCCGAGAAGAATCCCAAGGCTCCGGTCAAAGTGCTGACGAGCATCGAATTTCTGAAGGATGGCGCGAAGAGCTTCGAGACGCCTCTGGTCGAAGCCAGCAGCGTCAACGTGCCCAATCGCGACGCCGTGGCCTTCCAGTTCGACGTACCGCTGAATGGCTTGAAGCCTGGGCTCTATACCTGCCAGGTCAACGTCATCGATGATGCCGGAGGCAGCTTCAGCTTCCCGCGCACGGCCGTGCTGATCCGCGAGCCCGCACCGGCTCCCACGACACCGGCAGCACCGGCACAGGGAGGCACTCCAACGCCATCCTCGCCCGGAAATTAAGACACAGAGCAAGTCACTCAACAGTGACTCCCGCCGCAGTGTAGAGTGACTGGCGGAGGACATTGCTGTGACTTGCTTTCGCTCTTTGCTGCACCGTGCGTCGGTGCTCTCTGCCTCAGCCCTGATCGGACTCTCTCTTCTCACCGCGCCCCGGCACGCACAGGCCGCAGACAGCGGCTTCGCGCACACCAGCGGACAGCAAATTGTGGACGGCAACGGCCAGCCGCTCTATCTGCGCGGCATCAACCTCGGCAACTGGTTTGAAACCGAAGGCTACATGTTCCACTTCGAACATGGCCCGCAGTCCACGCGTGAAATTGAAGCACTGACCAACGAGCTGCTCGGGCCCGATGCCTCGGCTCGCTTCTGGCACGAGTGGCGCGAGAAGTACATCACCCGCGACGACATCGCCTATCTGCATCAGATCGGCCTGAACTCGATCCGCATCCCCATCGATTACCGCTATTTCACTCCCGGCAATGACGAGGGATTTCGCCTTCTGGACCGCGTCATCGGCTGGGCGGGTGAAAACCACATCTACGTGGTCATCGACATGCACGCCGCGCCCTGCGGACAGACCGGCACGAACATCGACAACAGCTGGGGCTACCCCTGGCTCTACGACAGCGAGGAGTGCCAGCGGCAGACCGTCGAAATCTGGACGCGCATCGCCGCCCATTACACAAACAACAAGACCGTGCTCGGCTACGACCTGCTGAACGAACCCGTGCCGCACTATCCCTCGCTGCAGAAGTACAACGACAAGCTCGAGCCGGTCTACAAAAAGATCGTCGCCGGCATCCGCACCGTGGATAAGCATCACATCGTCATCCTGGGCGGCGCGCAGTGGGATACGAACTTCAAAGTCTTCGGGCCGCCCTTCGATACGAACACCGTCTACCAGCTGCACAAATACTGGATGGACCCGGTGCAGGCCTCCATCCAGACCTACGTCGATTTCTCGAAGCAATACAACGTGCCGGTGTGGCTCGGCGAATCAGGCGAGAATAACGACGCATGGATCGGCAAATTCGTAACCGTGCTGGAGCAGAATCACATCGGATGGGCCTTCTGGACGTACAAGAAGATCGATACCACCTCCTCGATCGTCTCCGCGCCCAAGCCCCGCTACTGGGACGAGATCGTCGCCTACTCGCAGCTTCCCGAGGGAACCGGCAACGCCGAGAAGCGCATCGGCGCGCGGCCGCCCCAGGACCACATCCAGGCCGCATTCGATGACCTGCTGAAGAACGTCGAGTTTGCGAACTGCGTGAAGAATCCCGGCTACATCCAGGCGCTGGGGCTGAAAGAGCAGTAGCCATCAATCTTTCTGTGGCTGCGGCGCGGCGGAACCGCTCTGCGCCTCGTCGCGCCACGGACAGTGACGGCACCCCGAGCCACAGCAGTAACCACGGCGGAGATGATACTCCGCCGTAAACACCAGGTACGGGCCGTCCATGTAATAATCACGGCCCTCCACCAGCATCTCTTCAGACATACGCCTCGCAAAACGCTCCAGCCGGCCCATTCAAGCATGAAGTCGGCTTGAGTGGGGTCGGGTGCCCCACCCATGACCCTCGGTTGGTCATGGGTGGGTCTCAAGAAAACCCAGGGCAGGAGAGGAAAACAGGCTCACCGTCGTCGGCGCATCTGTCTCTTCTTTCTCTTCCGCAAACGGCCATGTCACCGTCCGGCCCGGAATCGCGGCCGGACGCTCGCCCGGAATCACAATATCGATCAGGTTCATCGGATCTGCCGCAGCGTAAGTGATCGCTGCCTGAGCCTGCGGCCTGCGCCGCACCTCGCGCAGCATCTCCAGCGCCTCGGGCAGCGCGAACTGCTCTCCGCCAAAGCCGGAGACAAAGCGCCCGCCGCGCACGGTCCCGCGTGCTTCCATCCTGCGATACATGCCGACCAGGTCACGCCAGCGCGGCATCGACGTTTCCCGTGTCAGCAGATCGCGGAAGATCACACCGTAACGCCGCAGCAGCGTCATGCAGGCAGACTCCAGCTCGCTCTCCCACCGCTTGGCAGCTTCGCCAAGACTTTCGTCGACGAGCGGAGCCTGCGCCAGCATGCTCCAGCGCCCCGCGGCCTTGCGATTCTGCGCCGCAGGCCGCACCCGCGCAGGTGCGGTAAAAATTTGCTTCCGCCGAGGGTCCACAAGCTGGCGCAGGCTGTCGAACCCATCGGCCGTCACCAGCCCCGCAGCAACCAGTTCCCACAGCGCCAGCGCCGTCTCCTCACCCGGAGCGCCAGAGAGCCGCGCCAGCTCTGCAGGAAACATCGCTCCGCGCTCCGCGAGGCAGGAGCGCAGCCGGTTCGCCAGAGAACTCAGGCATGCCTCCAGATTCGCCCCGGGAATTTGTCGCTGTTGCAGGCACAAATCCATCCACAGCGCCTCTTCGCGCAGAAAAAAGGTGATCGGCGCCATGCCCGTAGGCACGATACGCCGCGGCCCTCCACCTTCGACCGTTGCAAATGCCGGATGCGGCGAGATGCGCCCCCATCCGACCACGCCGGTAAGCGTCAGAGCATCGAGCCAGCGCGGATCGTAATTCGCTACGCGCTGCGGCAAGATCGACCGCTCCCACTCGACGGCTGGCGCCTCGAATCCCTCGAGCCCGCGAATCGCCTCCAGCAACCCCTGCTCGCCCGAGAGCTGTCGCTGCGGCCCAAGATGCTGCCAGTCCAGAGCAAAGCGCATGTACACCGCCGGCGTCACCGGCTCGACCTGCTTGCGCAAGGCATGCAGGGTTCGCTTGTGAATCCGCTGCAACAGCCGCCGCTCGCACCACTCGACGTCTTCCTCCGCGATCGGCTCAGCAGAAGGCGGATGATCGAAGCACCCGCGCAGCATCGTGCCCGACGCCTCGAGCAGCAGCATCTGCTTCCAGATCTCGGATGCCGCAACGCCCAGCCGCTCGCCGAGCGAGCGCGAGGTCACCGGCCCAAGAATCGCCATCCATCCCTGCATCGCCTTGCGCAGAACCTCGTCGGCGCCGGCAATGTTCGCCGGCAGCGCAATGAATTGCTTATCATATGCAGCATCCGGCCATAGCAGCTTCAGCTCAGCCAGCCGCTCGGCGGCGGCAATATACCTGCGCCCACCCGCGAACAAAAACCCGGCGCGGCGACTGCGCTCCAGCGACGCGAAGAACGGCCCCCAATGCTGCGTGCGCGGATCGTCCATCATCGCCTGCGGCACTATCACCAGTGAACACAGCAGGTCATGCAGCTCGTGTTCGTCGCGCGGATCGGGCCATACCTGCGCGCGCACCTCCTCGATCGCCGCCGGCGAAAGCCGTCCCGCCTCGCCCAGCGCCTGGTCGGGCAGCAGGCCGCGCATGGCCACGGCGCGCGCGCGCCGCTCCTCGAGCCCCGCCTCATCGAGAAAGGCATTGGGATGCGCGTTGACCAGCTCATGCGCGAAGACCGAAGGCGTCGTCGTGTCGATGGCCACGCAACGGATCGCGCCCGAGTCCATCGCGGCGAGAATCTTCGTCAGCCCCTCCAGGTCCATCGCCTCCTGCAGCACATCCCGCATGACTTCTCGAACGAGCGGATGATCCGGGATCTGGATATCGCCCTCGATGTTCTCAAAGCACGCCGCAGCCTGCGGAAAAACACTGGCCAGCAGATCGTCGGAGCGCGTGCGCATGATCTGCGGAGGAACTTTCTTGCCCTTCTGGAAGCGCAGCAGCTGCAGGCTCCGGCACGCATCCCAGCGCCAGCGCGACTTGAAGATTGGTGAAGCCAGCGAGGCCTGCTCGAGCAGTTCCTTCACCGTCAGCGTGGTCAGGAACTGGAAGACATCGCTCAGCGGAAAGCTGTGCTGCTCGGCCAGCGAGATGTTGAGCCCGTTGTCCGTAGCCGCGGCCTGCAGCTCAAAATTGAACCCGCGGCAGAAACGCTTGCGCAGCGCCAATCCCCACGCCTTGTTGATGCGGCCGCCGAAGGGCGCATGCAAGATGAGCTGCATGCCGCCGCCCTCATCGAAGAACCGTTCTGCAACAACCGTGGTTACAGATGGAATGGTGCCCAGCACCGCGCGCCCGGCAGCCACATAACCGATCATCTGCTCGGCAGCCGAATCGTTCACCGCGCAGGCATCCTTCAACCACGCCGCCGTTGCCGCCACTTCCTCATGCGACTGGCTGATGAACCCCGGCTCGACTGTAGGCGTGCGCTCAGCGATCTCGCAGCGCAGCGCGGAGACAAACTGCGACAGCTCCCAGGTTCGCAACGGCGCTTCGCCCGTCCAGAAAGGCAGGCTCGGCGGCTGCCCATGCGCATCTTCCACATGCACATGCCCGCTCGACTCGATGCGCTGAATGCGCCAGCTCGTATTGCCCAGCAGGATCACATCGCCCGGCGACGAATCCACCGCGAAGTGCTCGTCGAGCGTGGCAATCTGCACGCCCTCCGGCTGCATGATGACATGAAACAGCGGCAGATCCGGAATCGTACCGCCATTCGTGACAGCAGTGATGCGCGCCCCGCGCCGCGCCTGAATCTGCCCATGTACGCGATCACGAAGCAAATACGAACCATAGCGGCCGCGGCTGGACTCGATGCCTTCACTCAGCAGGCAGAGCGCCTCGTCGAACTCGTCCCACGTCAGTGCTCGATACGGCTGCGCACGGCGGAAGAGCTCGAAGAGACGCTGCTCCTCCCACGGCTCCGCTGCGCAGGACGCGACGATCTGCTGCATCAGCACATCCACCGGCTTCTGCGGAATCTCCAGCCGATCGAGCAGGCCGCTGCGCATGGCGCGGATCAGAGCAGCTGTCTCGATCAGGTCATCGCGCGTGGTCACGAAGAAGCGTCCCTTCGGCGTCGCACCGCGCCAGTGGCCCGCGCGTCCCACACGCTGCATGGCCACGCCGATAGCGCGCGGCGTGCTGATCTGGCAAACCAGATCGACGCTGCCGATATCGATGCCCAGCTCCAGCGAAGCCGTCGCCACCAGCACGCGAATCTCGCCATCCTTCAGGCGCCGCTCGCTCTCCAGCCGCAGCGCACGCGAAAGGCTGCCATGGTGCGCGGCTACGTTCTCCGTACCGATCAGTTCCCCCAGCGCAAAAGCCAGCCGCTCCGCCATGCGACGCGTGTTCACAAAGACCAGCGTCGAACGATGCTCGGCCGCAAGTTCGACGATCCGCGCATGGATGCTCTCCCACACCGCCGTCGTCGCCACCGAGCCCAGCTCTTCATTCGGAATCTCGATGCCGAGATCGAGCCCGCGCCGCTGCCCGGCCTGCACAATCTCAACCTCACCACCACGCGCGCCGCCGAGAAAATCCGCCACCAGCTCGATTGGATTCTGCGTAGCCGAGAGCCCGATCCGCTGCGGCGCCTCATGGCCCCCATTGACATATCCACAGACGAAATCGCCGGGCGCGAGCGGATTTTCTCCACGCACCAGCGCATCCAGCCTCTCCAGCGACAGCGACAGGTGCGAACCGCGTTTGTCATCGGCCACCGCATGGATTTCATCCACGATCACGGTGCGCACGCGGCGCAGGTTCTGCCGGCTCTTCTCCGAGGTCAGCAGGATATAGAGCGACTCCGGCGTGGTCACGAGAATGTGCGGCGGCTGCTTGAGCATGGCGCGGCGCTCGGCCGGCAGCGAGTCGCCGGTGCGCACAGCGGCAAGAATCGGCGGACAAAGATAGCCGCGAGCCATTGCCAGCTCCTGAATCTCACGCAACGGCGCTTGCAGGTTCTTCTGCACATCATTCGAGAGCGCCTTGAGCGGCGAAACGTAAACCACCTGCGTGGCCGCATCCAGGCGTCCCTCGATAGCCTGGCGCAGCAGCGCATCAATCGCAATCAGAAACGCAGCCAGCGTCTTGCCGCTGCCCGTAGGCGCGGAGATGAGCACCGGCTTTCCCGCAAGGATATGCGGCCAGCCCTCTTCCTGCGGCTCCGTAGGCGTGCCGAAGCGGCGCACGAACCACTCCTGCACCACCGGGTGCGCCCAGCGCAGGCTCGCAGGCACAGCCGCGGAATCGAGCGAGGAAGGCAGCGCGGAGGACAGCATGCGCCTATTCTAGCCCGATTTTCGTCTCCTCTTCGCCCTCAATCACTTAGCTACTCCTAGCAACCGAAGCACCTCCGGTCCTGACGAAATCTTTAGAAAGCATTTCAGAAGCCTTTACGGGCACGCGTTTTGAATCAGAGGTGCCGGAATCTCCGGCGGAGGATGTATGAGTAGCTTCCGTACCTGCCGTCCGCTTCTTGTTGATGCCACACAGTGCCACGCCGACCAGACCATCACAACGGATATGGGCTTCCGCCATGTGCGCCGCGGCGAGTGGATCATCAAAGGCGAAGATGGCGAGTGCTATGTCGTGGATGACGCCTTCTTCCAACGCACCTTCCTTCCCCTCCAGACCTATCCCTGGGAGACAACCGAAGAGAGCCGCAACTACGGAAGCTAAAAGGATGTTGTCATTCCGAGCGAGCGAAGCGAGTCGAGAAACCCGCCGTTCCTCTTCACGCAATGCAGCCTCAGGCCATGCGACGAGCACGTAAAATGCGGATATATGCCCGCATCCGCAACACTGAGCGCGGAAGACCGCGCCCGCCGCATCCGCCTGCTGCTTTTCGATGTGGACGGCGTCCTCACCGACGGCGGCATCTGGCTCTTTCCCGCGCCTGAAGCCGCACTCTCCACCGCTGAACACGCCGAGTCTCTTGCCGACAAAGGCGGCTTCGCCTTCGCCTCGGGCTCCATGATCGAAGCCAAGGGCTTCAACGCCCATGACGGCTCCGGCGTCTCGCTCGCCCGCCTCGCCGGCATCCGCGTAGGCATCGTCACCAAGCGCGTCTCGGAGGCGGTGTCTCTGCGCGCGCGCGATATGCGCGTCGACCACGTCTACATGGGGCAGGCCCACAAGATGCAGGCCGTCGAAGAGATGATGGAGAAGGATGGCGTCACACTCGAAGAGATCGCATACGTCGGCGATGACATCATCGATCTGCCCGTCATGCGCGTCTGCGGCCTGGCGATTGCCGTCGCCAGCGCCCGTCCGCAGGTGAAGGCTGCTGCGCACTGGGTTGCGCCCAGCCCCGGCGGACACGGCGCAGGACGCGATGCCGTCGAGTTCATCCTCGAGGCAAAAGGCGTGCTCGACGAGACCATCGAGCGCTATATTGAGGAACGCAGCCCCGGCGCAGGGCACTTCCAGCCATGATCGAAAACTCCAGGCGCACGTTGCGCGCGCCCCATCTCCAGGCACCGTGGACGCTCTTCTGGGTCGGCTTCCTCGTCCGTGTTGTCTACATCACGGTCGCGCATACCTATCGCGTCCCCGCGTATGCCGATCACTTCAAGTTCGGCTACGAGATGGGCCGCGTCGCACGCGCGCTGGTCACCGGCGCGGGCTACGCCGATCCCTTCAACGGACACACCGGCCCCACAGCATGGGTGCCGCCGGCCTATCCGCTGCTCATTGCCGGAGCGTTCAAGCTCTTCGGCGTCTACTCGCTGTTCGCCGGCTGGGCACTCCTCGTCTTCAACAGCCTCTTCAACGCGGCCGCCGCACGCTGGGTTTATGAGATCGCCGCACGCTGCTTCCACCGCAAGGTTGCCGTGTGGTCGGGATGGATCTGGGCTCTCTACCCGGCGGTGATGGAGTATGCCACGCGCTGGGTCTGGGAGACAGCCATCTCGACCGCGCTCTTCACCTTTGTGCTGCTGCTGGCGCTGCGCATGCGTCGCGTGGGCGAGCCTGTAGACGAAGGACAGGAACACCGCGCAGCCACACTCGGACAGTGGCTGTTCTTCGGACTGATCTGGGGCATCATCGCCCTCTCGAACTCCACCATGCTGCTCTTCCTTCCCGTCTGCGGGCTCTGGATACTGATGGGCAGCAAGCCGCTGTCGCAGACCATCCTGAAAGCTGTGGCCGCAGGCGTGCTCTGCATGGCCGTCATCACGCCATGGATCGTACGCAACTGGCAGGCCTTCCATGCCTTCGTGCCCATGCGCTCCAACTTCGGCGCCGAGCTCTACGCCGGCAACGGTCCCGGCTCCATGGGCTTTCGTTACGGCGCGCTCATCGGCCTGCCTGAGCAGGAGCCGCAGCACAAGCTCTATAAGCAGCTCGGCGAGATCGAGTATGTACGCAAGCGCGGCCAGTTGGCCAAGGAGTACATCGCCGCGCATCCGGGCCATTTCGCACAGCTTTCGCTCGAGCGTTTCGACTTCTTCTGGGCCAGCGTGCCGCATCCCACCGACAAGCACTGGTTTCTCGACTTCATCCGTCAGCTCGACTACTGCCTGCCCAGCATCACCGGCGTGCTCGGCCTGCTGCTCGCGCTCAAGCGGCGCGTGCCCGCGGCCGGACTCTTCGCATGGGCCTTCGTCCTGCTGCCGTTTACGTATTATTTTGTGACCGTGGAAGCACGCTTCCGGCATCCCCTTGAGCCGCTCATCGTGATCCTCTCGGTCTATCTCTTCCAGTCCGCCGAACGGCGCCGGGCCTCAACGGCTGCGGCCGCGCAGGCGTGAAGAGGAATTTGTGACAGATACCATTACAAAATCAAACCGCTTCCGCGCCCCATGGATCATCTTCTGGGCCGGTTTCCTGCTGCGTGCACTGGTCATCGTCATCGGCCACACCTATAAAATCCGCCTCGCGCAGGATCACTTCCAGTTCGGCTGGGAGATGGGCCGCATTGCCCGCGCTCTGGTCACCGGCTACGGCTACGCGGACCCATTTGTCGGCCACACCGGACCCACCGCATGGACGCCCCCCATCTTTCCCCTGCTGCTGGCCGGCGTCTTCAAGCTCTTCGGCGTCTACACCGCGCTCTCGGCGTGGGTCATTCTCACCATCAACAGCGTCTTCTCCGCGGCCGTCTCGCTCTTCGTCTATGAGATCGCCGCCCGCTGCTACAACCTGCGCGTGGCGAAGTGGTCCGCGTGGATGTGGGCCGTGTATCCGGCAGCATTGCAGTACGCCATCCACTGGGTCTGGGAGATGTCGCTCACCGCGATGCTCTTCACCTGGGTGCTCGCGCTCGCGTTGCGCATGCGCGGCATCGGAGAAGACAAGCCTCGCGAAGCGACTGCCACGCAATGGCTAGGATTCGGTCTTCTGTGGGGCAGCATTGCGCTCTCCAACTCCACCGTGCTGCTCTTCCTGCCCATCTGCGGACTATGGATACTCTTCGGAGCGAAGCAGCCGCTCGCCCAACTCGGCAAGGTCGCACTCGCCAGCCTCGTCTTCCTCGCTATTCTCGGCTCCTGGGAGACGCGCAACTTCCAAGCCTTCCACAAATTCATCCCCATCCGCGGCAACATGGGTGCGGAGATGTGGGCCGGCAGCGGCCCCGACTCTAACGGATTTGCCTGGATGGCCACGCTGCCGCTCGAGGAGCGCAACCCCGAGACCATCCGCTACCGCACGCTCGGTGAGGTCGAATACACGCGCCAGCAGGGCGAAAAGTGGCACGTCTACATGCGAACGCACCATCTGCACTACGCCGCCATCTCGCTCAAGCGGTTCT harbors:
- a CDS encoding VWA domain-containing protein; this translates as MKLPRHLCLFAACCTGAGLMSAFAPALAQDQLKQSPEQSSFTLKVTSDLVLTNVVVRDKKTGDIVHGLTSKDFTVLENGKPQSIASFDFESVDQAAPLNEATISGSSGKSLFNAKTGVAKPEELRNHRLIVLFFDLTSMQPEDIERSVEAARDYINKQMAPADLVSVVSLDTNLSLDQDFTQNKQLLLNAVNNYDPGAGQGFQPGATSTTNQVEDTTAFTADESEYNDLNTDRELFAISSIAKSLAYINEKKSMLYFSGGIQRDGIENQASLRSAINSAVRSNLSIYSVDTRGLQAISPLGDASTGSLRGTSSYNGAGLQNNMDSNYNTQEVMATLSSDTGGKAFFDSNDFSPAFERVQRDTSAYYVIGFRSTDTRKDGRYRRLTIKVNRPDVKLEYRPGYYAPADFLHSNREDRERQLEDELASDLPATDVAVYLQALYFRTDETHYFVPVSLVVPGSQIPFVKGGDKDKATLDIIGEVKEASGRSIGQARQTVKLSIDQAQQVRQKNVQYSTGFTLPIGKYHLKFVVRENETGRMGSFEADIQVPDQRRIPLKMSSVVLASQMIPAPKNSDNPLDRDGQQLVPNLPHVFRQDQHLYFLYEVYAPSHVGTASSDPKAAKEAEKNPKAPVKVLTSIEFLKDGAKSFETPLVEASSVNVPNRDAVAFQFDVPLNGLKPGLYTCQVNVIDDAGGSFSFPRTAVLIREPAPAPTTPAAPAQGGTPTPSSPGN
- a CDS encoding glycoside hydrolase family 5 protein codes for the protein MTCFRSLLHRASVLSASALIGLSLLTAPRHAQAADSGFAHTSGQQIVDGNGQPLYLRGINLGNWFETEGYMFHFEHGPQSTREIEALTNELLGPDASARFWHEWREKYITRDDIAYLHQIGLNSIRIPIDYRYFTPGNDEGFRLLDRVIGWAGENHIYVVIDMHAAPCGQTGTNIDNSWGYPWLYDSEECQRQTVEIWTRIAAHYTNNKTVLGYDLLNEPVPHYPSLQKYNDKLEPVYKKIVAGIRTVDKHHIVILGGAQWDTNFKVFGPPFDTNTVYQLHKYWMDPVQASIQTYVDFSKQYNVPVWLGESGENNDAWIGKFVTVLEQNHIGWAFWTYKKIDTTSSIVSAPKPRYWDEIVAYSQLPEGTGNAEKRIGARPPQDHIQAAFDDLLKNVEFANCVKNPGYIQALGLKEQ
- a CDS encoding DUF5522 domain-containing protein; protein product: MSEEMLVEGRDYYMDGPYLVFTAEYHLRRGYCCGSGCRHCPWRDEAQSGSAAPQPQKD
- a CDS encoding DEAD/DEAH box helicase, with product MLSSALPSSLDSAAVPASLRWAHPVVQEWFVRRFGTPTEPQEEGWPHILAGKPVLISAPTGSGKTLAAFLIAIDALLRQAIEGRLDAATQVVYVSPLKALSNDVQKNLQAPLREIQELAMARGYLCPPILAAVRTGDSLPAERRAMLKQPPHILVTTPESLYILLTSEKSRQNLRRVRTVIVDEIHAVADDKRGSHLSLSLERLDALVRGENPLAPGDFVCGYVNGGHEAPQRIGLSATQNPIELVADFLGGARGGEVEIVQAGQRRGLDLGIEIPNEELGSVATTAVWESIHARIVELAAEHRSTLVFVNTRRMAERLAFALGELIGTENVAAHHGSLSRALRLESERRLKDGEIRVLVATASLELGIDIGSVDLVCQISTPRAIGVAMQRVGRAGHWRGATPKGRFFVTTRDDLIETAALIRAMRSGLLDRLEIPQKPVDVLMQQIVASCAAEPWEEQRLFELFRRAQPYRALTWDEFDEALCLLSEGIESSRGRYGSYLLRDRVHGQIQARRGARITAVTNGGTIPDLPLFHVIMQPEGVQIATLDEHFAVDSSPGDVILLGNTSWRIQRIESSGHVHVEDAHGQPPSLPFWTGEAPLRTWELSQFVSALRCEIAERTPTVEPGFISQSHEEVAATAAWLKDACAVNDSAAEQMIGYVAAGRAVLGTIPSVTTVVAERFFDEGGGMQLILHAPFGGRINKAWGLALRKRFCRGFNFELQAAATDNGLNISLAEQHSFPLSDVFQFLTTLTVKELLEQASLASPIFKSRWRWDACRSLQLLRFQKGKKVPPQIMRTRSDDLLASVFPQAAACFENIEGDIQIPDHPLVREVMRDVLQEAMDLEGLTKILAAMDSGAIRCVAIDTTTPSVFAHELVNAHPNAFLDEAGLEERRARAVAMRGLLPDQALGEAGRLSPAAIEEVRAQVWPDPRDEHELHDLLCSLVIVPQAMMDDPRTQHWGPFFASLERSRRAGFLFAGGRRYIAAAERLAELKLLWPDAAYDKQFIALPANIAGADEVLRKAMQGWMAILGPVTSRSLGERLGVAASEIWKQMLLLEASGTMLRGCFDHPPSAEPIAEEDVEWCERRLLQRIHKRTLHALRKQVEPVTPAVYMRFALDWQHLGPQRQLSGEQGLLEAIRGLEGFEAPAVEWERSILPQRVANYDPRWLDALTLTGVVGWGRISPHPAFATVEGGGPRRIVPTGMAPITFFLREEALWMDLCLQQRQIPGANLEACLSSLANRLRSCLAERGAMFPAELARLSGAPGEETALALWELVAAGLVTADGFDSLRQLVDPRRKQIFTAPARVRPAAQNRKAAGRWSMLAQAPLVDESLGEAAKRWESELESACMTLLRRYGVIFRDLLTRETSMPRWRDLVGMYRRMEARGTVRGGRFVSGFGGEQFALPEALEMLREVRRRPQAQAAITYAAADPMNLIDIVIPGERPAAIPGRTVTWPFAEEKEETDAPTTVSLFSSPALGFLETHP
- a CDS encoding KdsC family phosphatase; translated protein: MPASATLSAEDRARRIRLLLFDVDGVLTDGGIWLFPAPEAALSTAEHAESLADKGGFAFASGSMIEAKGFNAHDGSGVSLARLAGIRVGIVTKRVSEAVSLRARDMRVDHVYMGQAHKMQAVEEMMEKDGVTLEEIAYVGDDIIDLPVMRVCGLAIAVASARPQVKAAAHWVAPSPGGHGAGRDAVEFILEAKGVLDETIERYIEERSPGAGHFQP
- a CDS encoding ArnT family glycosyltransferase; the encoded protein is MIENSRRTLRAPHLQAPWTLFWVGFLVRVVYITVAHTYRVPAYADHFKFGYEMGRVARALVTGAGYADPFNGHTGPTAWVPPAYPLLIAGAFKLFGVYSLFAGWALLVFNSLFNAAAARWVYEIAARCFHRKVAVWSGWIWALYPAVMEYATRWVWETAISTALFTFVLLLALRMRRVGEPVDEGQEHRAATLGQWLFFGLIWGIIALSNSTMLLFLPVCGLWILMGSKPLSQTILKAVAAGVLCMAVITPWIVRNWQAFHAFVPMRSNFGAELYAGNGPGSMGFRYGALIGLPEQEPQHKLYKQLGEIEYVRKRGQLAKEYIAAHPGHFAQLSLERFDFFWASVPHPTDKHWFLDFIRQLDYCLPSITGVLGLLLALKRRVPAAGLFAWAFVLLPFTYYFVTVEARFRHPLEPLIVILSVYLFQSAERRRASTAAAAQA